The sequence below is a genomic window from Fluoribacter dumoffii NY 23.
CCAGGTCATACAATAACTGCCTAACGAACTGACAAGCCCTCTCAAGGTAATCCCTATTAAAACGATATAAGGAATTTTCTTGATAAATTCCATATCAACATTGATAAAGCTTTTATCAAAAAAAGGGCGCATCATGTAGGTAAAACCCGCATCAATCAAGGAATATAAAATGTTGGCAAAAATGCCTAACGCCAGGATGGGCCAAAACGGTTTTACATAGGCTAACAAACGCTTGTATAAAATGCTGGTCTTAACAGAGAGTTGCTTTTTCATGACGCGAGTGATTCAATTGAAAAATGGGTTATTGTAACTGTTATTACCTGGAAGTGCTAATTTTCCTTAAATAAGGGACGGGACCGGTTTTAGTACTTCGAATAATTAGTTAGCAGACTTTAAACAACAGAGGCATCGTTTGATGTCATTCCCGAGTCATTTTGATTCGCGTATAGGCACAATGAAAACCGATTTTCTGCACATTACAGTCTGAAATACTGCCGGGTTCAGTTGTAACCGTTGCCCAAGACAACCCTGCTTGTTTTGCATGATTTAATCGCGCGTTTAATAATTTTTTTTGTAACCCCTTCCCCCGATAGCCAGGCAAAGTACTGGTAACCCCCAAATCACAAAAATTACCATGCATGGCAATTGTAGCCCCCGCTATAATCGCCTCATTATCGTAAACGGCATAAGCAGCTACCCCTTTAGATTGGGCATAGCGAAAAAATTGGTCTTCTGCTTCAGGGGCATCAAAGCCTAAAGCTACAATTTGCGCCCACTTTCTCCTTTCCTCAGCCTGAATCATTCTGATGGTTAACGCCTCTTCGCTACACTCAACCGGATGATAGGACTTTAAATCCAGTATGGAGACATTGTTTAATTCACTGATACAGTACCCGCGTTGGCTTAAAAAAACGGTGAGCTCATTCCCAACAAATGGGCACAGTTCGATATCTACACGGTTATGATGCAAATTTTTATAAAAATGTTCTATCCGCTCAATTTCAGGGAGAAAATTTTTTGGATCTGTAGCAAATCCCCATCCAACTACCTGCGATAAATAGGAATCAAACCCGGAAAAACAGGCAGCCCCTCCATTAATTTCCAGGATCTTACCTTCGGAATACTGGCGGGTCACTTCTATATGGGTTTGTTTGATGCATGACTCCATTCGAGCCGCCAACTCTTTAGTAACATGCTTCATCTATAATCCTTGCACTAACTCATGAACAAGGCCCGGGCCTTTATAAATTAAACCGGTGTACACCTGGATTAATGAAGCACCCGCATCCAATTTAGCCTGAGCACTGACGCATCCATCAATACCCCCTACCCCAATTAAGGTTACCTCATCACCAACATACTGTTTTAGCAAGCGCAAGCATTGAGTCGACAACTCCAGTAACGGTTTACCGCTTAGCCCTCCCGTTTCCATCGCATTAGGTAAATGAGTCACTCCTGGACGGGAGCATGTGGTATTGGTGGCTATAATTCCCTCAATGCCGTAGTTTAAAATTACTTCCGTCATTTGTTTTAAGGTTTCAGGGTCTTCATCAGGCGATATTTTTACTACTAAAGGCACATGGCGTTGGGATTTGTCGGATAATCTGATTTGTTCTTCCTGTATTTGCGACAATAAACCGGCAAAGTATTCTTTTTGCTGGAGTTGGCGCAAATCGGGTGTATTCGGTGAGGAAATATTGATGGTTACATAGGAGGCATGTTCATATACTTTGCGCAAGCAATGCATGTAATCCCCAGCAGCCTGATCTAACGGAGTATCTTTATTTTTACCAATATTGATGCCAAGAATCCCTTTGTAGCGTGCTTTTTTTACATTCTCCACCAATGCATCAACTCCTTGATTATTAAATCCCATTCGATTGATAATCGCCTGTGCATCCGGCAAGCGAAATAACCGCGGTTTAGGATTACCGCTTTGGGGTCTTGGGGTAACTGTTCCTAATTCAATAAAGGAAAAACCTAGTTTGGCCAGAGCATCCAAATGTTCCCCATTTTTATCCAAACCTGCTGCCAAACCCACCACATTCGGAAAATTCAGGCCTAAAGCTTTTACTGGTTTTGCGAGGTTTTTTTTGAAAAGGAAATCCGGGACATAATGTAAAGCGGATAAACTAAAAGAATGGGCGGTTTCTGGATCCATTCTAAAAAGTAAAGAACGTAAGATTGAATACATACAAGAACCTTATAACCGGGTGAGGCGAAGCATAACCCGGTGGAGTACAGATAAAAGATTCCCGGGTTATGCTTCGCCTACCCGAGTAATAATTTATAGATCACACTTCTGAGCCCAAACGCGTAACATGGCGTTTTCAGCCTTGTGCAAATGATAATCTACTTCTCTAATTTCCACCCCATAACCTTCTTTTTGCAGCTCCAGCAATACCGGGCCCAGAAATTCTGAGGTCTTCCCTTCCATATCATTTAAGGGAAAGATTCTTACTTCTTTAGCTACTCGGGCTAATTCACGAATTACATTTAAATGAAATTCAACGCTTTGATCTTCCAAATCAGCAAATAGATAGTTGGTGCTTAATGCAAAATCAAAGGAGAAATCTGCAAAGGGTAAATGATAATCTGCAGCCCCATAATATCGGCCTTCAGCTTTACCTTGCTCGTAATCAGCAAAAAATTTCTTCATTCCGTTGCGTCGATGTTCAAGCAATTGCTCCAACCCCCCGCTGCGGCTGAAATCGAACTGGTCTTGTTGCTTGTGCACTTCATCTGCCATTTGTGCAAAAATCATAATTGCCTTGGAGGCCAGGGTATCTTTGTCCAAAACAAATAAAGGATCACAGCTTACTGCTTGATGCGCTTCCTTGAATTGTTCGGCGTTTACTGCACTCGGACCACATCCATATTCTAAAATTCTGGAATTCATGTCCTCTTGAGACAAATCAAACATTTCACGATACTCATCAACGCTATGTCCCCAGAGTACTAATTTACGCATGAAAGACTCTCCTAAGTAGATAAATCGAAACCGAAACTTAACGTTTAATCACGCTGTAAAGAATCGGTGGTTTTCCTTTGGCTTAAGATTAGGCGATTTTTTAAATCAGGTAAAGGTGCATTTTAAAACACTACTTCAGGCAAATCCGGTACGCTAAATAAACCATCCTGATGGCCCCCTGCTCTAATCATCAAGCACCTGTTTCTCATAAAACATATTGTGGCAAGAATAACTTGCGTTGATTTATCAAATTATTCCCCAACTGCTTCAATATGAAAAAGATCTGAGAAATTCTATTTGCATCTTTAACTTGATTGGGTATAGTTTAACACATTTGTAAAAATCAACAGACTACTCATTTATCAGGATACGCTAAAGCATTTAATCAAAATCTTGCATCAGATAAGTAGTTACAACCACAGGAAGTCAGCTATGTACACAGGACCGAATTATCAACTCGGTGAAACTTACGACATGTTGCGCGACAGTGTTTATCAATTTGCTCGTGCTGAAATTGCTCCTCTCGCTGCCCAAATAGACGAAACCAATACCTTCCCCAATCATTTATGGCGCCAATTAGGTAAAATGGGCCTATTGGGTATAACAGTCAGTGAAGAGTATGGCGGTGCGAATATGGGATATCTTGCCCACGCCATTGCAATGGAAGAAATATCAAGGGCATCGGCTTCAATAGGTCTTAGTTACGGAGCCCATTCCAATTTATGCGTAAATCAAATCTACTTAAACGGTAATCATTCGCAAAAACAAAAATACCTGCCTAAACTTATTAGTGGAGAATATGTTGGTGCACTGGCTATGAGTGAATCCAATTCGGGATCTGATGTAGTCAGTATGCAGTTACATGCTCGTCCAGAAGGCAATAAATATATTCTCAACGGCACAAAAATGTGGATCACCAATGGGCCTGATGCCGATGTGCTCGTAGTTTATGCCAAGACAGACAAACAGGCTGCCAGTAAAGGAATCACTGCCTTTCTAATTGAAAAAGGAATGCCCGGGTTCAAAACAGCTCAAAAACTCGATAAATTAGGAATGCGCGGCTCAAATACCTGTGAATTGGTGTTTGAACACTGTGAAGTGCCTGCCGATCAGGTTTTGGGAGAGGTAAATCGAGGTGTTAATGTGTTGATGAGTGGTCTTGATTATGAACGGACCATTCTGGCTGCAGGGCCTGTTGGAATTATGCAGGCTTGTATGGATGTAGTTCTACCCTATGTACATGAACGCAAACAATTTGAGCAACCTATAGGTGAATTCCAGTTCATCCAGGGCAAATTAGCAGATATGTACACTGATCTAAGCGCTTCAAGAGCTTTTCTATACGCTATTGCCAGAGCCTGTGATCAAGGTATGGTCAGTCGTAAGGATGCTGCCAGTGTGATTTTATATACAGCTGAAAAAGCAACACAAATGGCATTACAGGCTATTCAAATTCTTGGTGGTAATGGGTATATCAATGAATATCCTACAGGACGTTTACTACGTGATGCAAAACTATACGAAATAGGGGCCGGTACTTCTGAAATCAGAAGAATGCTTATTGGACGAGAACTTTTTAAAGAAACAGCATAAGGAAGAATGAAAATGGATCAGAATGATATAGTAATCGTTGCGGCAAAAAGAACTCCTATGGGAGCCATGTTAGGAAACTTATCAGCTCTTTCAGCCCCAGAGTTAGGAGCGGTTGCCCATGCAGCAGCCTTAGCTCAAGCAGGCATTAGCCCAGCAGAAATAGACGAGGTTATTACAGGTTGTGTTTTATCCGCTGGAATTGGTCAGGCTCCTGCACGTCAGGCAGCCATTAAGGCGGGATTACCCAATTCTTCCGGGGCTACCACCATTAATAAAATGTGTGGCTCCGGAATGAAAGCGGTAATGCTCGCTCACGACTTAATTCGGGCAGGAAGCGCACATATCGTGCTTGCCGGAGGAATAGAGAGCATGAGTAATGCACCTTATTTATTGAGTAAAGCACGTTCCGGTTACCGGTTAGGGCATGGCGAATTAAAAGATCATATGTTTCTTGATGGGCTGGAAGATGCCTATGATAAAGGAAAGTTGATGGGGGTTTTCGCTGAGGCTACCGCAAGCCATTTCCATTTTACCCGGGAGCAGCAGGATGAATTTGCTACCCGTTCCATGAGCAAAGCACTGCAAGCTATGGAAAATGGTTCGTTTAAAGAAGAAATTGCTCCCGTAACCATGAACACACGCAAAGGTGATGTTACAGTATCTGTTGACGAAGGGCCGGATGCTGCAAAACTTTCCAAAATTTCTCAATTAAAACCTGCTTTTAAAGCAGATGGAACTGTAACTGCAGCCAACTCCAGCTCCATTTCTGATGGCGCCGCAAGCCTTATTTTAATGAGCGCTGGGCAAGCAGAAAAACGCGGAATTAGCCCCATTGCCCGCATTGTTGCCCATGCCAGCCATTCCCAGGCGCCCGAATGGTTTACCACAGCTCCTGTTGATGCCATGCGTAAAGTGATGAATAAAGCATCCTGGAAACAAAATGATGTGGATCTTTATGAAATTAATGAAGCATTTGCTGTAGTTACCATGGCAGCCATGACTCAACTTGAATTAAATCCTGAACAAGTTAATATTCATGGCGGTGCTTGTGCGTTAGGCCACCCTATCGGTGCATCCGGTGCCCGAATTTTAGTGACCCTAATCCATGCCTTGAAACAGCAAGGAAAAAAACGTGGTGTCGCTTCATTATGCATTGGTGGGGGTGAGGCAACAGCAATGGCAATTGAGTTACTTTAGATACAAACTATCCCCAGTCTTACCCTTAGGACTGGGGATTTTATATAAAAAAAATAAAAAGGATGTTCATGCTACGACACAGTCTTATCTACCTGTTACTTAGTATTTTGGTAGTACTATTTGCAAAATACGCTCATCTCGTTATTGTCTATGTTGATATGTTTTTTACTTACGTGAATTTGAAATTAACCCCAATATTCAGTCAAACCGGATGGGGGCTTGTTATTCGCAAAATATTAGTTCTTGTCTTGTTACCCATAGTAATTACCGCCATTCCAGCACTTATTTATCGTCTTATAAAGGGTGGCGACATGCCTCACTTTATCGCAATTACCTGGGTTATTTGGACAATCATCGTTTTAAGCGATATTTTAGTACGATAAGGAATGCAGCATGGCAATAATAAACAGTCAAATTAATACAAGCAGCCAAGAATTCAAGACAAACCAGGCAACCATGCAGGCCTTGGTGGATGAGTTACACCATCGAATTCAACACATTGCTTTGGGTGGTGATGAAAAAGCCCGAACAAGACATTTAAAACATGGAAAATTACTGCCTAGAGAACGCTTACAGCAATTGCTGGATCCTGGAAGCCCTTTTCTTGAATTTTCCCAGCTTGCAGCCTATCAAGTGTATGATGACGTTGTTCCTGCTGCCGGAATTATTACAGGCATTGGTTGGGTCTCAGGTACAGAATGCATTATTGTCGTCAATGACGCTACTGTAAAAGGGGGCACTTACTATCCATTAACTGTAAAAAAGCATCTGAGAGCACAAGAAATTGCGTTGATGAATCATCTACCCTGCATCTATTTGGTAGATTCAGGAGGTGCGTATTTACCTCATCAGGATGAGGTTTTCCCAGATCGTGACCATTTTGGACGCATATTTTTTAATCAAGCACAAATGTCTGCACAAAATATACCGCAAATTGCGGTAGTCATGGGCTCATGTACAGCTGGTGGCGCTTATGTTCCCGCTATGGCCGATGAATCGATTATGGTAAAACAACAAGCTACAATTTTTCTCGGCGGCCCTCCTCTGGTCAAGGCAGCAACCGGTGAGGTCATTAGTGCTGAAGAATTAGGAGGTGCTGAAGTCCACTGCAGGCACTCGGGGGTTGCGGATCATTATGCAGAACACGATGCACATGCCCTCCACCTGGCACGTATCTCCATAGGCAATTTAAACCGCAAAAAGCTACAGCAACTCAAGCGGATTGAAACGGTTGATCCTCTCTATGACAGTAAAGAACTTAACGGTATAGTACCTTCTGATCCTAGAAAACCCTTTGATATTCGCGAAGTTATTGCACGAATTGTTGATGGTTCAGAATTTGATGAATTCAAGGCTCTTTTCGGCACAACATTGGTTTGCGGCTTTGCGCATCTGTATGGTTATCCTGTGGGAATTATTGCCAATAATGGCATTCTCTTCAGTGAAAGTGCTCTGAAAGGAACACACTTTATAGAACTTTGTTGCCAACGCAAGATTCCATTGATTTTCCTGCAAAATATTACCGGCTTTATGGTTGGCTCAAAATATGAGGCCTCTGGTATTGCCAAACATGGGGCTAAAATGGTAACTGCAGTTGCTAATGCTAATGTCCCTAAATTTACTGTTATTGTTGGGGGGAGTTTTGGAGCAGGCAACTATGCCATGTGCGGACGAGCCTATAACCCTAATTTCTTATGGTCATGGCCTAACTCCCGCATTTCGGTTATGGGTGGCGATCAGGCTGCAAATGTCCTGGCACAAGTAAATCGGGATAAATTGGCAAAACAGGGAAGTGAGTGGCCTTTGGAAGAAGAAAACCGTTTCAAAGAACAATTACGTACCCAATACGAGACTCAGGGAAATCCCTATTATGCCAGCGCCCGCTTATGGGATGATGGAGTTATTGCACCCCAGGATACACGTAAGGTATTAGGGCTGGGCTTATCAGCAGCATTAAATGCCCCTATTCAATCAACACGCTTTGGCGTATTTCGGATGTAAGGAGCAGCACGTGAGCGACTTGTTGTATGAAATTGATGAACATTTATGCTTAATCACTCTAAATCGCGTGAGCAAACATAATGCCTTTGATAATCTGCTCTTAGGTGAAATGCAAAATCAGCTTGATGCTGCCATTAATGACCCCAAGGTACGGGTAATCGTGCTCAAAGCGAATGGCAAACATTTTTCTGCAGGAGCTGATTTAGCCTGGATGCAAAATATGGCTCGTTATAATGAAGAAGAAAATCAAAAAGACGCCATGGTACTCGGTAATTTAATGTACACTTTAAATATGAGTCCTAAACCTACTCTAGCAATGGTACATGGCTCTGCATTTGGGGGCGGGGCTGGTCTTGCCGCAGCATGCGACATAACAATAGCGTCCCAATCGGCACGCTTTTGTTTTTCAGAAGTAAAGTTGGGTTTGATACCCGCCGTAATCAGTCCTTATGTGGTTCAAGCCATTGGTGAGCGCAATGCAAAAGCTCTGTTTCTAAGCGCTGAAATTTTTGATGCAGCTAAAGCATTGTCATTAAATTTGGTGCAACACTGCATTCCTGAGGAAAATCTGTTGGAATTTACCCTTAACTATGCAAAACAAATTAGCAACAATGCGCCTGAAGCGGTCCGGGCCTCAAAACAGCTTACCCGATATGTAGCAGATAAAAAAATTAATGAAGAGCTTGTTTATTATACCGCTTCCCTGATTGCCCAAAAAAGGGTATCGGCTGAAGGACAACATGGGCTAAATGCGTTTTTAAAAAAGGAAACCCCAAACTGGGGATAGTACTCCTGCTTTTACGCCTGGGAGCAAGATGGATCTGAAATAGAATCTGAAAAACTATCATCTCATTGTATCAAGCAAAAGATGATGTACAAGGAATTATAAAAGTTAATTAATGAGGCACTAATGTTTAATAAAATTCTTGTTGCCAACCGTGGTGAGATTGCATGCAGAATTATAAAGACGGCCCGCTCTATGGGGATCCACACAGTAGCTATTTATTCCTCGGTTGATAAAGACAGCCTGCATGTACGCAGTGCGGACAGTGCGTATTGTGTGGGTGAAGCACCTGCTAAAGAAAGCTATTTAAACATAGCGAGCATTATTCATATTGCCAAGGAATGCGGGGCACAAGCCATTCATCCAGGTTATGGTTTTTTGTCTGAAAATCCTGAATTTGCAAAAGCATGTAATGAAGCAGGCATTATTTTTATTGGCCCGTCAGTTGAAGCGATGGAGGCAATGGCTTCAAAGCAGTTAGCCAAACAATTACTGGAAAAAACAAATGTTCCTTTAACTCCAGGCTATCATGGTAGCGAACAAACAGAAGACAGATTACTTGCGGAAGCTAAAAAAATTGGATTCCCTGTCTTGATTAAAGCAGCCAATGGTGGCGGCGGGAAAGGGATGCGCGCTGTGTATCAAGAATCCGAATTCAGTGCTGCTTTAGCGGGAGCAAAACGTGAGTCTATGGCCAGTTTTGCCGATGATACAGTAATTCTTGAAAAACTTGTGCTCAATCCACGCCATGTTGAGTTGCAAATTATGGCCGATAATCATGGCAATGTAGTTCACTTATTCGAACGCGATTGTTCCATTCAACGCCGACACCAGAAAATTATTGAAGAAGCGCCAGCCCCCAATTTACCTGCTTCTTTACGACAAAAACTTGCAGAGGCCGGGTGCGAGGTAGCGCGCTCTATAAAATACAGTGGTGCTGGCACAGTGGAGTTTCTAGTTGATGGCTCGGAACATTTCTACTTTATGGAAATGAATACCCGGCTGCAGGTAGAACATCCGGTAACAGAAATGATCACCGGTCTTGATTTAGTAAGCTGGCAACTAAAAATCGCCGCTGATGAACCACTACCCATGTCCCAAGATGAGATTAAAGCACATGGACATGCCATTGAATGCCGCATCTATGCTGAAGACCCCCATCATGATTTCATTCCCTCAATTGGACAAATTCATTTTTTAGAAGAACCTTCAGGTGATGGCATACGAATTGATACAGGGGTTCAAGTGTCATCACAAATTACGATGTACTATGATCCCATGATCGCCAAACTGATAGCATGGGGAGCAAATCGGGAGGAAGCATTATTTAAACTGGAGCACGCCCTGTCGCATTACTTTATCGGGGGATTGAAAACCAATATTCCATTTTTACAAACCATTTGTCATCACCCGAAATTCAGAAAAGCTGAGCTGAGCACTGATTTTTTAAGTAATGAAAAAATCAACCTGCCGGTAGCAGATAAACAAATGGGTTTACTTATGGCTGTAAGTGTTGATTATCTTAAGAATACCAACGCAATTCAGGATCCCTTATTACAAGAAGCCTTCGCTTGGCAATCACAAATCTCGAGTCATTGGATATGGCGGTACAAGGACAAAGAAGATGTGATTGAGGCATTTATTACTCCTATTAATAAAAATCAATTTAAAGTCAGGATAAATAATCAGGAACATTTGATTTCAGGTCATTTACATAGCAATCAACTTCGCATTGAAACCAACAAACAAACCTATCACGCTACCATTGAAAAGAAAAAACAATTTTTAACCTTGTATACTAACCAATGGCAAATTACTATTGAACGGTTTGACTGGGGAACAATAGGTGCACAAGCCACTACGCATAAAGGGCAACTTACCGCACCAATGCCCGCGACTGTAGTTGCCGTATTAAAAAATATTGGTGAAAAAGTTAAGGCTGGTGAGCGTTTAATTGTGCTTGAAGCAATGAAAATGGAACATACAATCCATGCCCCTGCAGATGGCATTTTGTTGGAAATATTTTATGCAGTTGGCGCCCAGGTTAACGAAGGAGAGGAATTGCTGTCATTAAGTGAAGAAGATTCTTAACACTACAGGTTCAGGGTCAGGCTGAAGGAAGTTCTCAGCCCCCTTCAACCCGATTGACCCTTGGGAATATAAAGAGATAATTATGGACTATCCACAAAACGTATCCATTATCGAAGTAGGCCCGCGCGATGGCTTACAAAATGAGTCTTCTTTTGTGTCCAGTAAACACAAAATTGAATTAATTAATTTGTTAAGTGACTCAGGCTTACAATATATTGAGGTAACCAGTTTTGTCTCTGCAAAAGCCATTCCCCAATTAGCCGACCACAATGAAGTATTTCGTGCTATAAATAAAATCTCCTCCCTCCACTATTCAGCCCTGGTTCCAAATGAGCAAGGAATGCTAAAAGCATTGGAGGCGGGTGTTAAAGAAATTGCCGTGTTTACTGCAGCTAGTGAGCAATTTAATCAACGGAACATTAATTGCTCAATTGACGAAAGCCTTTTGCGTTTTAAACCGGTCCTTGCTTTAGCCAAAGAAAATAATATTAGGGTACGCGGTTATATTTCCTGCGTCCTTGGTTGTCCTTATGAAGGCTCCGTAGC
It includes:
- a CDS encoding quinone-dependent dihydroorotate dehydrogenase; amino-acid sequence: MYSILRSLLFRMDPETAHSFSLSALHYVPDFLFKKNLAKPVKALGLNFPNVVGLAAGLDKNGEHLDALAKLGFSFIELGTVTPRPQSGNPKPRLFRLPDAQAIINRMGFNNQGVDALVENVKKARYKGILGINIGKNKDTPLDQAAGDYMHCLRKVYEHASYVTINISSPNTPDLRQLQQKEYFAGLLSQIQEEQIRLSDKSQRHVPLVVKISPDEDPETLKQMTEVILNYGIEGIIATNTTCSRPGVTHLPNAMETGGLSGKPLLELSTQCLRLLKQYVGDEVTLIGVGGIDGCVSAQAKLDAGASLIQVYTGLIYKGPGLVHELVQGL
- a CDS encoding isovaleryl-CoA dehydrogenase, with the protein product MYTGPNYQLGETYDMLRDSVYQFARAEIAPLAAQIDETNTFPNHLWRQLGKMGLLGITVSEEYGGANMGYLAHAIAMEEISRASASIGLSYGAHSNLCVNQIYLNGNHSQKQKYLPKLISGEYVGALAMSESNSGSDVVSMQLHARPEGNKYILNGTKMWITNGPDADVLVVYAKTDKQAASKGITAFLIEKGMPGFKTAQKLDKLGMRGSNTCELVFEHCEVPADQVLGEVNRGVNVLMSGLDYERTILAAGPVGIMQACMDVVLPYVHERKQFEQPIGEFQFIQGKLADMYTDLSASRAFLYAIARACDQGMVSRKDAASVILYTAEKATQMALQAIQILGGNGYINEYPTGRLLRDAKLYEIGAGTSEIRRMLIGRELFKETA
- a CDS encoding hydroxymethylglutaryl-CoA lyase; this translates as MDYPQNVSIIEVGPRDGLQNESSFVSSKHKIELINLLSDSGLQYIEVTSFVSAKAIPQLADHNEVFRAINKISSLHYSALVPNEQGMLKALEAGVKEIAVFTAASEQFNQRNINCSIDESLLRFKPVLALAKENNIRVRGYISCVLGCPYEGSVAPQKVVEVTQKLMELGVDEISLGDTIGVGTPQQTRLLLEQILKILPLNQLAMHFHDTYGQAIANIFTSLLYGVHRFDSSVAGLGGCPYARGASGNVATEDVLYLMHGLGINTGVDIFKIVTAGDMICKILGRKNQSKVANAMLANPCT
- a CDS encoding acetyl/propionyl/methylcrotonyl-CoA carboxylase subunit alpha — protein: MFNKILVANRGEIACRIIKTARSMGIHTVAIYSSVDKDSLHVRSADSAYCVGEAPAKESYLNIASIIHIAKECGAQAIHPGYGFLSENPEFAKACNEAGIIFIGPSVEAMEAMASKQLAKQLLEKTNVPLTPGYHGSEQTEDRLLAEAKKIGFPVLIKAANGGGGKGMRAVYQESEFSAALAGAKRESMASFADDTVILEKLVLNPRHVELQIMADNHGNVVHLFERDCSIQRRHQKIIEEAPAPNLPASLRQKLAEAGCEVARSIKYSGAGTVEFLVDGSEHFYFMEMNTRLQVEHPVTEMITGLDLVSWQLKIAADEPLPMSQDEIKAHGHAIECRIYAEDPHHDFIPSIGQIHFLEEPSGDGIRIDTGVQVSSQITMYYDPMIAKLIAWGANREEALFKLEHALSHYFIGGLKTNIPFLQTICHHPKFRKAELSTDFLSNEKINLPVADKQMGLLMAVSVDYLKNTNAIQDPLLQEAFAWQSQISSHWIWRYKDKEDVIEAFITPINKNQFKVRINNQEHLISGHLHSNQLRIETNKQTYHATIEKKKQFLTLYTNQWQITIERFDWGTIGAQATTHKGQLTAPMPATVVAVLKNIGEKVKAGERLIVLEAMKMEHTIHAPADGILLEIFYAVGAQVNEGEELLSLSEEDS
- a CDS encoding GNAT family N-acetyltransferase; translated protein: MKHVTKELAARMESCIKQTHIEVTRQYSEGKILEINGGAACFSGFDSYLSQVVGWGFATDPKNFLPEIERIEHFYKNLHHNRVDIELCPFVGNELTVFLSQRGYCISELNNVSILDLKSYHPVECSEEALTIRMIQAEERRKWAQIVALGFDAPEAEDQFFRYAQSKGVAAYAVYDNEAIIAGATIAMHGNFCDLGVTSTLPGYRGKGLQKKLLNARLNHAKQAGLSWATVTTEPGSISDCNVQKIGFHCAYTRIKMTRE
- a CDS encoding carboxyl transferase domain-containing protein, which translates into the protein MAIINSQINTSSQEFKTNQATMQALVDELHHRIQHIALGGDEKARTRHLKHGKLLPRERLQQLLDPGSPFLEFSQLAAYQVYDDVVPAAGIITGIGWVSGTECIIVVNDATVKGGTYYPLTVKKHLRAQEIALMNHLPCIYLVDSGGAYLPHQDEVFPDRDHFGRIFFNQAQMSAQNIPQIAVVMGSCTAGGAYVPAMADESIMVKQQATIFLGGPPLVKAATGEVISAEELGGAEVHCRHSGVADHYAEHDAHALHLARISIGNLNRKKLQQLKRIETVDPLYDSKELNGIVPSDPRKPFDIREVIARIVDGSEFDEFKALFGTTLVCGFAHLYGYPVGIIANNGILFSESALKGTHFIELCCQRKIPLIFLQNITGFMVGSKYEASGIAKHGAKMVTAVANANVPKFTVIVGGSFGAGNYAMCGRAYNPNFLWSWPNSRISVMGGDQAANVLAQVNRDKLAKQGSEWPLEEENRFKEQLRTQYETQGNPYYASARLWDDGVIAPQDTRKVLGLGLSAALNAPIQSTRFGVFRM
- a CDS encoding enoyl-CoA hydratase-related protein, which translates into the protein MSDLLYEIDEHLCLITLNRVSKHNAFDNLLLGEMQNQLDAAINDPKVRVIVLKANGKHFSAGADLAWMQNMARYNEEENQKDAMVLGNLMYTLNMSPKPTLAMVHGSAFGGGAGLAAACDITIASQSARFCFSEVKLGLIPAVISPYVVQAIGERNAKALFLSAEIFDAAKALSLNLVQHCIPEENLLEFTLNYAKQISNNAPEAVRASKQLTRYVADKKINEELVYYTASLIAQKRVSAEGQHGLNAFLKKETPNWG
- a CDS encoding acetyl-CoA C-acyltransferase; translation: MDQNDIVIVAAKRTPMGAMLGNLSALSAPELGAVAHAAALAQAGISPAEIDEVITGCVLSAGIGQAPARQAAIKAGLPNSSGATTINKMCGSGMKAVMLAHDLIRAGSAHIVLAGGIESMSNAPYLLSKARSGYRLGHGELKDHMFLDGLEDAYDKGKLMGVFAEATASHFHFTREQQDEFATRSMSKALQAMENGSFKEEIAPVTMNTRKGDVTVSVDEGPDAAKLSKISQLKPAFKADGTVTAANSSSISDGAASLILMSAGQAEKRGISPIARIVAHASHSQAPEWFTTAPVDAMRKVMNKASWKQNDVDLYEINEAFAVVTMAAMTQLELNPEQVNIHGGACALGHPIGASGARILVTLIHALKQQGKKRGVASLCIGGGEATAMAIELL